A section of the Anaerolineae bacterium genome encodes:
- a CDS encoding PAS domain S-box protein, translating to MNNYQADEPKTESPSPEMLLAEIATLREEVAKLQRQNTELELLMEMTTEYSDDVADELFDTAAEKVRLQNLLQNITHSMPSALITLDFSGRVLTWNPAAASLTGLTIEQVQGQILWQVCPQLACYQDLFDGVMAANQVMRRHREQIALKNKMLFYEVSIFPLTNDLKGAVLRIDDVTEWVQLEEIMLQSAKMASIGGLAAGIAHEINNPLSGMLQSVQMLQIALDTQRSSTRQKMQAYKLNPQQLHKYLQAHNLLAYLDDMRASGERAARIVTDLLSFSRKSPAQAAPQDLNKLVEEALILASTDYDLKKSFDFRDLKIVRQLAPNLPPVMCDGPQIEQVILNLVRNAAQALAKQNRANEERGRLIVRTCLAANAALVRLEVEDNGPGIPEEVRMRLFEPFFTTSAIGEGTGLGLWLCWTIVVERHKGRIWAESVSAGGARFVVELPASEQQSAH from the coding sequence GTGAACAATTACCAGGCGGACGAGCCTAAAACTGAATCGCCTTCGCCAGAAATGCTGCTGGCCGAAATAGCCACGCTGCGCGAGGAGGTAGCCAAACTACAGCGCCAAAACACCGAATTGGAACTACTGATGGAGATGACCACGGAATACTCGGATGACGTGGCCGACGAGTTGTTTGACACAGCAGCAGAGAAAGTGCGGTTGCAAAACTTGCTGCAAAACATTACCCACTCAATGCCTTCGGCCCTGATTACGCTGGATTTTTCTGGCCGGGTGCTAACCTGGAATCCGGCTGCCGCCAGCCTGACCGGTTTGACCATAGAGCAGGTGCAAGGGCAAATATTATGGCAGGTCTGTCCCCAATTAGCTTGTTACCAGGATTTGTTCGACGGCGTGATGGCCGCAAATCAGGTGATGCGCCGGCACCGGGAGCAAATTGCCCTGAAAAATAAAATGCTTTTTTACGAGGTGAGTATTTTCCCCTTAACCAATGATCTGAAAGGCGCCGTGCTGCGCATAGACGATGTAACCGAATGGGTTCAATTGGAAGAGATAATGCTGCAATCGGCCAAAATGGCCAGCATTGGCGGTTTAGCCGCCGGCATTGCGCATGAAATCAACAATCCCTTGAGTGGCATGCTCCAAAGCGTGCAGATGTTACAAATAGCCCTGGATACCCAACGTTCCTCCACCCGGCAAAAAATGCAAGCTTATAAGCTTAACCCTCAACAATTGCATAAGTATTTACAGGCGCACAACCTGTTGGCCTATCTGGACGACATGCGGGCCAGCGGCGAACGAGCCGCCAGGATTGTAACCGATTTGCTCAGTTTCTCCCGCAAAAGTCCTGCTCAAGCAGCCCCGCAAGACCTGAATAAATTGGTGGAAGAGGCGCTGATCCTGGCTTCTACCGACTACGACCTCAAAAAAAGTTTCGATTTTAGAGATTTGAAGATTGTGCGCCAGTTGGCCCCTAACCTGCCGCCAGTAATGTGTGACGGCCCGCAAATTGAGCAAGTGATTCTCAACCTGGTGCGCAATGCAGCTCAAGCTCTGGCTAAACAAAACCGGGCGAATGAGGAAAGAGGGCGATTGATTGTGCGCACCTGCCTGGCCGCCAATGCTGCATTGGTGCGTTTAGAGGTGGAAGACAATGGGCCGGGCATTCCAGAGGAGGTGCGGATGCGGTTATTTGAACCCTTCTTTACTACCAGCGCAATAGGTGAGGGCACAGGGCTGGGATTATGGCTCTGTTGGACCATTGTGGTAGAGCGGCATAAGGGACGGATTTGGGCCGAGTCAGTTTCAGCCGGCGGGGCCCGGTTTGTGGTTGAGTTGCCGGCGAGTGAACAACAAAGTGCTCATTGA
- a CDS encoding ATP-binding protein — translation MQQTFGNFVEQEDGQEYLIIHFSPSSLPLQQRWRNTGLSADFLAEYWTTFFPAHNGLARNKQQEIKGAVNYIANELLENLMKFSYRPANQPVSLELYLYQDHFKFYARNAIDPQTTTDFQTRIQVLLTQDPQALYLQQVERNAANEYCTDSGLGLLTIINDYGAKLAWKFETDAAAPEVMMVTTMVQIAL, via the coding sequence ATGCAGCAAACGTTTGGCAATTTTGTGGAACAAGAAGATGGTCAAGAATACCTGATTATTCATTTTTCGCCTTCCTCCCTGCCCCTGCAACAACGATGGCGAAATACGGGCCTGTCGGCCGACTTTTTGGCCGAGTACTGGACCACCTTCTTTCCGGCGCACAATGGTCTGGCCCGAAATAAACAGCAAGAGATCAAGGGCGCGGTAAACTACATTGCCAATGAATTGTTGGAAAATCTAATGAAGTTTAGCTACCGGCCGGCCAACCAACCGGTCAGCCTGGAACTCTACCTGTATCAAGATCATTTTAAGTTCTATGCCAGGAATGCGATTGACCCCCAAACCACGACGGATTTTCAAACCCGGATCCAGGTATTGTTAACCCAAGACCCGCAGGCGTTGTATTTACAGCAAGTAGAACGCAATGCCGCCAACGAATACTGTACAGATTCCGGGTTGGGGCTGCTGACGATAATCAACGACTATGGGGCAAAGTTGGCCTGGAAATTTGAAACGGACGCCGCAGCCCCTGAAGTAATGATGGTCACCACCATGGTCCAAATAGCGCTGTAG